DNA from Lachnospiraceae bacterium C1.1:
ATTTAAGATCGAAAACGCTAATCATTCATTGGAAACAGGAAATATTATAACTGATATAGAAAATCTTGAAAAAATAATAAAAGAAATAAGAAAATTTGTCCTGAGATTGGAAATAAATTAATGTATTTATGGATCATAGCAACATTTGTGGCTTTTTTTATAAAAGGTCTTTGCGGATTTGCAAATACTTTGGTATTTACATCTATACTTGGATTCGGAGTGAATAATATAAATATTTCACCAATAGAATTGATTCTTGGCTATCCGACAAATCTAATAATGACCTGGAAAAACAGAAATAAATTAAACAAAATGATCTTTATTCCATTGTCAGTTTTGGTATTGGCAGGAAGTATACCTGGGGCTTTTATGCTTAAAAATATTGATGTACGTTATATAAAGATGACATTTGGGATAGTTGTAGTTTTGATTGGAATTGAAATGTTTCTCAGGGAGTTAAATATATTACATATTAAGCAGTCTAAATTTATTCTTGGATTTATAGGAATTTTATCCGGAGTTCTTTGTGGATTGTTTGGAATCGGAGCTTTACTTGCGGCTTATGTAGGAAGAGTTGCAAAAGACAGTGATGAATTTAAGGCAAATATAAGTGCAGTTTTTATTGTAGAAAATACCTTCAGGATCATCTTGTATTGTATTTTGGAAATAATAACATTGTCAAGCCTAAAACAGGCGGTATTGATGATGCCCTTTATGTTGGCTGGATTGTTTGCAGGAATGAAAAGCTGTAGGTATTTAAGGGAAAAATTTGTTAAGCAAATGGTGATAGTACTTCTGATCATATCAGGAATAATGCTTGTTATAAAATCAGGAATAAGCTTTTGAATCTAAAGTAAATGAATATAGATATATTGAACGTTCAGAGTAATATAAAAACATAACTATTAGACAGGCCATTTAAATGCAGATTAAAATGCATTTAAATGGCCTGTTTGCATGACTTTGAGACAGAAACTGATGAAAAGTTATAGAAATTAAAAAAATTAATATTAATTTGTTACAAGGTCAATATAATTTGGAAAAGTAATTTCATCTTCTTTGGTTATATGGATACTGACATCTGAAAAAAAATCCTGCAAACTACGGCGAAGGGAAGAGTAACAAGGAGCATCAAAAATGTGCAAAAAATTTTGTAAGGATTTATTTCTATTTTCTTGATCGCGATGTTCATTTGTCATTGAGTTCAAATGGTCAATTGTTTCTCTATCGTACGAAGCATGTATATACATAAGTGGAAAAACGACCTGTTCTTCTTTTTTGAAATGTTCATTAAGTTCTTGAGCAGTGATTATAAAATCGTTATAAAAATGCATATATTCAGGGCTGTTATTATCAGTAATTATTAATTCAAGAGTTGAGGTAATTTTGTTTATAAGAACCCGTTCTGTTTCATGATGTACTTTTTGTATTTCATCGAGTTGTTTTCTATATGGCATATTTCTAAAGTTGAAATATGGATCATTAGTATTGAATATTTTTTTATTTTTCAGATCACTAAGAGAAAAGGTTTGTATTATCATGACTTAGACTCCTTTATTAATTTGGCTTTGAGGCAATTATAATATCGGCATCAGAGCAGTAAAATACTGACTAAAAGTTTACTATGGAGATAATTTTAATTATGTTGTTATTGCAACGGAAAATATAAATTGGAAAAAAAATAGATGAAAAAAGACTTATTGTCATTTTTACATCTATTTTTATTTATCTTTTGTGTAATTACTTCGGTAATCTACAATTAGGTAGAGTGAGTTGATATAATGTGGGAATCAGACTGATCTGCACACATATATATTAATGAAACATTCCCATATGCATATGACCCGGATGCATATGATCGCCTCTGATCATAACAATTCTTCGATCTTGAGGACCAGGCTGCTGACCATTTTCAGATGTTTGGCTGCTGTCTCCATCTTCAGCACGGGTAAGTTCTGTTACACCAAGTGTTGTTGTTCCACCGTATTGGGAAACAATAGAGTCTATATATTCATAGGTTTCCGGGCAGGTAGATTGAAGGTAGCCTGCACACTCTATATATTCACGAAAGGCTTCTGCAAAATACTCGGAAGAGTCTGTCTGGGCATAATCATTAGATCCTCCATCAAGAAGATCCTTTTCTGATGCGTAGATAGCAGAAAACGTATCTGATTGTGATGTTTCGTTATTAAGAACAGTATCAACGAAATGACCCATTTCGTGGTTAAGAGCGTATCCGGTATATTGATCAACAAGTACTATTGTTTTGCTGTTCGTTTCCGTGAACCCTGCGACGTATTCATCTTCTGATAAATTTGCACCGAGAGAGACTGCCTCAGCGTTTACTGTATCAATATCTTTTATGTGGATGGTCCAGCCCTGTGATTCAAAGGCTTCTCTGATACCTGAAGGAAGCATATTATAATATGTTTCAGCTTCGCTGTTGT
Protein-coding regions in this window:
- a CDS encoding sulfite exporter TauE/SafE family protein; translation: MYLWIIATFVAFFIKGLCGFANTLVFTSILGFGVNNINISPIELILGYPTNLIMTWKNRNKLNKMIFIPLSVLVLAGSIPGAFMLKNIDVRYIKMTFGIVVVLIGIEMFLRELNILHIKQSKFILGFIGILSGVLCGLFGIGALLAAYVGRVAKDSDEFKANISAVFIVENTFRIILYCILEIITLSSLKQAVLMMPFMLAGLFAGMKSCRYLREKFVKQMVIVLLIISGIMLVIKSGISF
- a CDS encoding hemerythrin domain-containing protein translates to MIIQTFSLSDLKNKKIFNTNDPYFNFRNMPYRKQLDEIQKVHHETERVLINKITSTLELIITDNNSPEYMHFYNDFIITAQELNEHFKKEEQVVFPLMYIHASYDRETIDHLNSMTNEHRDQENRNKSLQNFLHIFDAPCYSSLRRSLQDFFSDVSIHITKEDEITFPNYIDLVTN